The following coding sequences are from one Syntrophomonadaceae bacterium window:
- a CDS encoding FAD-binding protein, protein MQVLDFDVVCIGGGGAAVAAAVTAAKKANVLLISKEPVGYGDTRLAVGATAYPYLVPDDTPDIFYEDLLDGGEHINDRDLARVIVNEAHVAVEMLENFGCLFRRDANGTFGPAVISRAGGHSFARGVTPPGKGVAIGGALRAALARAGVSVLEETIAYRLLVNQGRIAGVACFSLPTGEVITIKSKAVILAAGGGGWLYYPQTDCSRGTTGDAYSLALRAGAELMDMEQVQFVPFALTHPASMRGIFLGEPNLAGPDGVLLDKSGQLVLKEINTMTRAQVTRAMVEALVQGRGTEKGGLFLDLSGNLKTEKGRQAWSSMKERGQLEAVRLAYGEQAYRWEEPWEVAPTAHYFMGGVKVNHHCESRIKGLYAAGQSQGGVHGANRLGSVSLTELFVFGRIAGESAAGYAGETGEINLPENGEEIIKGLAGLQGRGGAYSPLKLQQELQQAMLELAGPGRTAQSLRSGLDCISFLESKSKNLSINPCREYNLEVLEAIELEHMLVTARAVVLSALLRQESRGAHLRLDYPATDARYLGNVVANQVNGQIEARFVEVAN, encoded by the coding sequence GGCGCTGCGGTAGCGGCGGCGGTAACAGCAGCGAAGAAGGCCAATGTACTCTTGATCAGCAAAGAACCGGTCGGCTATGGCGATACCAGGCTGGCTGTTGGAGCAACCGCTTATCCTTATCTGGTGCCGGATGACACTCCGGATATCTTTTATGAGGACCTGCTCGATGGAGGAGAGCATATTAACGACCGTGATCTGGCCAGGGTGATAGTCAACGAAGCCCATGTCGCTGTAGAAATGCTAGAAAATTTCGGCTGTCTTTTCCGGCGGGATGCAAACGGCACCTTTGGCCCGGCGGTAATTTCCCGTGCTGGCGGACACTCTTTTGCCAGGGGAGTTACTCCTCCGGGAAAGGGGGTGGCCATCGGCGGAGCTTTAAGGGCCGCTCTGGCCAGAGCCGGGGTATCCGTATTGGAGGAAACCATAGCTTATAGATTGCTAGTCAATCAAGGGCGGATTGCAGGTGTGGCCTGTTTTTCCCTCCCAACCGGAGAAGTTATCACAATAAAAAGCAAGGCTGTTATTCTTGCCGCCGGAGGCGGGGGGTGGCTTTATTACCCCCAAACCGACTGCAGCCGGGGAACAACCGGTGATGCGTACTCCCTGGCTTTAAGGGCGGGTGCTGAACTGATGGACATGGAACAGGTTCAGTTTGTACCCTTCGCACTGACGCATCCTGCATCTATGCGCGGCATTTTTTTAGGGGAACCAAATTTGGCAGGTCCGGATGGGGTGCTGTTAGATAAATCCGGCCAGTTAGTCTTGAAAGAAATCAATACGATGACCAGAGCTCAGGTCACCCGGGCGATGGTGGAGGCGCTGGTTCAGGGACGAGGTACTGAAAAGGGCGGGCTCTTTTTAGATCTTTCGGGTAATTTGAAAACAGAAAAAGGCCGGCAGGCCTGGTCTAGTATGAAAGAGAGGGGCCAGCTGGAGGCTGTTCGATTAGCCTACGGAGAACAGGCGTATCGCTGGGAAGAACCCTGGGAGGTTGCACCCACAGCCCACTATTTTATGGGCGGGGTCAAGGTTAACCACCACTGCGAAAGCAGAATTAAGGGACTTTATGCCGCCGGGCAAAGCCAGGGCGGTGTTCACGGCGCCAACCGACTGGGTTCTGTTTCTTTGACAGAACTGTTCGTTTTTGGCCGGATTGCCGGGGAGTCGGCTGCCGGTTATGCGGGTGAGACAGGAGAGATAAACCTGCCGGAGAATGGAGAAGAAATAATAAAAGGGCTGGCAGGCTTGCAGGGCAGAGGCGGTGCCTACAGCCCGCTTAAGCTTCAGCAAGAGCTGCAGCAGGCGATGTTGGAGCTGGCCGGTCCAGGCCGGACTGCCCAAAGCCTAAGGAGTGGGTTAGACTGTATATCTTTCTTGGAAAGCAAAAGTAAAAATCTTTCCATTAATCCTTGTCGGGAATATAACCTGGAAGTGTTGGAAGCTATCGAACTGGAGCACATGCTGGTGACGGCCAGGGCGGTAGTTTTAAGCGCCCTGCTTCGCCAAGAAAGCCGGGGGGCACATCTTCGCCTGGATTATCCAGCAACCGATGCCAGATACCTGGGTAATGTAGTGGCAAATCAGGTTAATGGGCAGATAGAGGCTCGCTTTGTGGAGGTGGCTAATTGA